A region from the Aegilops tauschii subsp. strangulata cultivar AL8/78 chromosome 5, Aet v6.0, whole genome shotgun sequence genome encodes:
- the LOC109745791 gene encoding uncharacterized protein: MASASPPPTTAGARPSPSTPSPSSSSLSTVSPHGPISLCGASRASSVSVQQRRASPLAGRSRLPGPIRCSDASGEVDALIEETKQPQGGSTGERNNDKDVFRRFSPKELLEQLKRYGAAGVLSYGLLNTVYYVTTFLLVWFHFSPAPGRMGYAAAVERFLKLMAMVWAGSQVTKILRAGGALALAPLVDRGLRWFTVKFNFQSEGKAFATIVGLCFALAALMFVGLTVLWA, encoded by the exons ATGGCGTCGGCGTCTCCGCCTCCCACCACCGCCGGCGCGCGGCCCAGTCCCAGCACACCCTCCCCCTCGTCCTCCTCCCTTTCCACCGTCTCCCCCCACGGGCCCATCTCCCTCTGCGGCGCCTCGAGGGCTTCCTCCGTCTCCGTCCAGCAACGGCGGGCATCCCCTCTCGCCGGAAGGTCGCGCCTACCAGGCCCCATCCGCTGCTCTGATGCCTCCGGCGAG GTTGACGCACTTATTGAAGAAACCAAGCAGCCACAAGGAGGCTCGACCG GGGAAAGAAATAATGACAAAGATGTGTTCAGAAGATTTTCACCTAAAGA GTTGCTAGAACAATTGAAGAGATATGGTGCTGCTGGAGTTTTGTCATATGGACTACTTAATACTGTGTATTATGTCACCACCTTTTTATTAGTTTG GTTCCATTTTTCGCCTGCTCCTGGTAGGATGGGCTATGCTGCAGCAGTGGAGAG GTTCCTTAAATTAATGGCAATGGTGTGGGCTGGCAGTCAGGTTACTAAAATTCTTCGTGCAGGAGG AGCCCTTGCACTTGCTCCTCTTGTTGATAGAGGACTGAGATGGTTCACTGTGAAGTTCAACTTCCAGTCAGAAGGAAAG GCATTTGCGACGATCGTAGGGTTATGCTTTGCACTTGCTGCGCTTATGTTCGTTGGATTGACAGTACTTTGGGCATAG